A part of Carassius carassius chromosome 32, fCarCar2.1, whole genome shotgun sequence genomic DNA contains:
- the c32h14orf180 gene encoding nutritionally-regulated adipose and cardiac enriched protein homolog isoform X2 yields the protein MSKRPHLALEYSGKATKIHQRAFGNDHPITARSLELLATVYAEIGKTEYTNSLGECVSTLSKRFSATESFSDALSSISHSHKDRHSELRHRKEPYIQQETPKTKVINEKLPTSILKRSSVSNVESDSSRKRKTERRVRFREPEITVHVYDTPQSRLHLALLTCLFLLLSALGLALYCTDRRRPQRACEELQTALAVYLLQFKQIVWACWIWLTMQ from the exons ATGAGCAAAAG ACCCCACCTTGCTTTAGAATACAGTGGCAAG gcCACTAAAATCCACCAGAGGGCTTTTGGTAACGATCACCCCATCACAGCCCGGAGTCTGGAGCTGCTAGCCACCGTCTATGCAGAGATCGGCAAAACAGAATATACAA ATTCATTGGGAGAGTGTGTGTCGACTCTTTCCAAAAGGTTCTCAGCCACCGAGTCATTCAGTGACGCTCTGAGTAGCATCTCTCATAGCCATAAAGACAGACACTCTGAGCTGCGACACAGAAAAGAGCCATACATACAACAGGAAACTCCTAAAACAAAG GTCATAAATGAAAAACTGCCCACCTCTATTCTGAAAAGGTCCAGTGTGAGCAATGTGGAGTCAGACTCATCACGCAAGCGAAAAACTGAGAGGCGGGTTCGCTTCAGAGAGCCGGAGATCACTGTTCATG TCTATGACACTCCCCAAAGCCGTTTGCACCTGGCCCTGCTCACCTGCCTGTTCCTGCTTCTGTCTGCGCTGGGTCTGGCACTGTACTGCACGGACCGCCGGAGACCCCAGCGCGCCTGCGAAGAGCTGCAGACTGCACTGGCTGTGTACCTACTTCAGTTCAAACAGATTGTTTGGGCCTGCTGGATCTGGCTGACCATGCAATGA
- the c32h14orf180 gene encoding nutritionally-regulated adipose and cardiac enriched protein homolog isoform X1, translated as MSKRPHLALEYSGKATKIHQRAFGNDHPITARSLELLATVYAEIGKTEYTNSLGECVSTLSKRFSATESFSDALSSISHSHKDRHSELRHRKEPYIQQETPKTKVINEKLPTSILKRSSVSNVESDSSRKRKTERRVRFREPEITVHDIPYYDCLGVYDTPQSRLHLALLTCLFLLLSALGLALYCTDRRRPQRACEELQTALAVYLLQFKQIVWACWIWLTMQ; from the exons ATGAGCAAAAG ACCCCACCTTGCTTTAGAATACAGTGGCAAG gcCACTAAAATCCACCAGAGGGCTTTTGGTAACGATCACCCCATCACAGCCCGGAGTCTGGAGCTGCTAGCCACCGTCTATGCAGAGATCGGCAAAACAGAATATACAA ATTCATTGGGAGAGTGTGTGTCGACTCTTTCCAAAAGGTTCTCAGCCACCGAGTCATTCAGTGACGCTCTGAGTAGCATCTCTCATAGCCATAAAGACAGACACTCTGAGCTGCGACACAGAAAAGAGCCATACATACAACAGGAAACTCCTAAAACAAAG GTCATAAATGAAAAACTGCCCACCTCTATTCTGAAAAGGTCCAGTGTGAGCAATGTGGAGTCAGACTCATCACGCAAGCGAAAAACTGAGAGGCGGGTTCGCTTCAGAGAGCCGGAGATCACTGTTCATG ACATTCCATACTATGACTGTTTAGGAG TCTATGACACTCCCCAAAGCCGTTTGCACCTGGCCCTGCTCACCTGCCTGTTCCTGCTTCTGTCTGCGCTGGGTCTGGCACTGTACTGCACGGACCGCCGGAGACCCCAGCGCGCCTGCGAAGAGCTGCAGACTGCACTGGCTGTGTACCTACTTCAGTTCAAACAGATTGTTTGGGCCTGCTGGATCTGGCTGACCATGCAATGA
- the LOC132113274 gene encoding consortin-like gives MLNGSREGLFELGRQLQQEGDSQAALHCFLSCLLGLTHVQSFHLLPNCLHQIAELYIDDKNYGKALQFIQAEKMFYEVALIELTSLQASTGKSTCYGFT, from the exons ATGCTGAACGGGAGCCGAGAGGGTTTGTTTGAACTGGGCAGGCAGCTCCAGCAGGAAGGAGACTCACAAGCTGCTCTGCACTGCTTTTTGAGCTGCCTGCTGGGACTCACACATGTGCAGAGCTTCCACTTGCTTCCCAACTGCCTGCATCAG ATCGCTGAACTCTACATTGATGACAAGAACT ATGGGAAAGCTCTACAGTTTATTCAGGCGGAGAAGATGTTCTACGAAGTGGCATTGATCGAGCTCACCTCTCTGCAGGCCAGCACAGGCAAGTCCACTTGTTATGGTTTTACTTAA